A region of the Roseobacter denitrificans OCh 114 genome:
CAGGGAGATCAGATCATCATTGTGGAAACCACATCCGAATTCGCGCCGGTGTTCAACATCGGGCTTGATCGGCAACGGATCAACAATTTCGTCTTTACGCGACCACGATATGCAGGGCAGGTCTGCTTTTTTACCGGGTCCGAAGAGATTTGCGATTTGCCGGGTGCGCCCACGCCGGTCGTTACCAACGCGGATCAGGCATGATTTAGTCCTGCGCGGCCTCAGCGGCCCCAGGTGCGCACGACGCCGCAATCCATATGAACAAAATTGGATCGGCTGTATTTTCCAACGCCGCCGCCTTTGCAGGCCGCCGCCGCGCGGGCCATCTGGCTGACAGTGCGGGTGGAGAGGCGCAAATCTGCTGCCTGACCTTTGACGTGCAGCGAATTCTTTGCAACGCCTCTGCTGCGCGATCGCAGCATGGCGTTTGTCTGCGGGCTGCGATAGCCAGACAACAGCATATAGGGCTCATCCGCGTCCATCAGATTATGCGCCGCCGACATGATGTCGATGGTGCGCAGATCCATGGACTTCACACCGTCCGTGCGCCAGTCGCGCATGAAGTGATTGACCTCTTTAACCGCTTCGGGGACGTATTCGCCCTCGATCCAGTAGATCATGTCGATGCGTTCGCCCGTGCGCCCGGAATACATGCGGATGCGGCGAATATCGCCGGAGCCTCGCAGGAAACCTGCGGCGTTTGAGAAAGTTGGAGCTGCAGTTACCATTGTCGCTGCAAATGCGCCCAATAGGGCGCGTCGGGAAAAACCCGTTGGATTTTCGATGGTCATAACCTGTCCGTCGCTATTCCTGCCTGGCCCATGATGTTACACAGGCGTTTCATCTCTTCCCCAGATGTTCCCGATTTATGTCATATGGCGTAATATTAACCAAGTCCTGAACGGCAAATGGGTCTTTTATGCGCAATTTTAGGCAATTTCTTGCGCATCAGCAGAATGTGAACGCATCGCCGCACAGCGATGTGTTCCTGCATCACCTTTGTGTTCGGTCGCGTAGGGGGCGAATTTTTCATGGACACCCGGCACGCCCGCCTGCATCGTTAACCATTAAACGCGCGATATTGTTTATTGAGAGGTACCTTCATGATTTCTGCTGTCAGCAGCCGTTTACCCACCGCAGTGCACGTCATCACACTTTTACTGTGGTCAATTTTACCGTCTTCCGGGTCGGCTGGCACAGAGACCGTCGCGTTCAAGCAAGCCGTCGCAGAGGCGGCCGCGCAGGATCAGGATATCGCGGCGTTTTACAGGGAAACGGGGTATGATGCGATCTGGACCGGGACAAGTGGTCGCGAACGCAATCGGCGCGCAGCACTCATAGATGCGCTGGCCGCGGCGGATGATCATGGTCTTCCGAGTGAACGCTATGGTCTTGGCGCGCTTGAGCAGAAAATGAAAACCGCGCGCACCCCACGTGACCTGGGTTTGGTTGAGGTCGCGATGAGCCGGGCATTCCTGCAATATGCGCGCGACATACAGACCGGTGCGCTGGTGCCCTCCCGGGTGGATAAGAACATCGTGCGGCAAGTGCCTTACCGGGATCGAAAATCCTATCTCACCAACTTTGCAAAGTCGTCGCCAAAGGGGTTTTTCAAAGCGCTGCCACCGCAAACCGGCGAGTATAACGCGTTGATGAAGCAAAAGCTTGTCCTTGAAGGGCTGGTTGCAAAGGGCGGCTGGGGTCCGACGGTCAAAGCCAAGAAACTCGAACCCGGCGATCAAGGCGCATCGGTCGTAGCGCTGCGGGACCGGCTGATCCGGATGGGGTATCTCAAACGCAGTGCCGCCAGTACATATGATGCCGCCATGACAGCGGCGGTTGTGCGGTTTCAGGCCGATCACGGTCTCGCGCAAGACGGAATCGTCGGGCGGGGCACGCTGGCGGAAATCAACACCTCAGTTCGCAAACGCCTGCAGGCCGTGATTGTCGCGATGGAGCGCGAGCGCTGGGTCAACAAGGAGCGCGGCACACGTCATATCGAAGTGAATCTGACGGATTTCACGGCCAAGATCATCGACAAAGGCAAGGTCACCTTCAGTACGCGCTCCGTGATTGGCGCCCGCGATGCCAAACGTCAGTCTCCCGAGTTTTCCGACGTGATGGAATTCATGGTGATCAACCCCAGCTGGTTCGTCCCGCGTTCGATTGCAACCGGCGAATACCTGCCGGAACTTCAGCAGGATCCGAATGCGGTGAACCATCTGATCATCACGGATCGCAGCGGGCGGCAAATCGACCGTGCAAATGTCGATTTCACGAAATATACCGAACGCACGTTTCCTTACGCCATGCGCCAACCGCCAAGCCGCAGCAATGCGCTGGGGTTGGTAAAGTTCATGTTTCCCAATAAGTACAACATATATCTACATGATACGCCTGCAAAAAATCTCTTTGGGCGCGAAACCCGTGCGTACAGTCACGGCTGCATCCGGCTGGCTGATCCGTTTGAATTTGCCTATGCGCTGCTGGCCAAGCAATCGGGCGATCCCGAGGGTTTGTTCCAGAAAACACTGGCGACCGGGAAGGAAACGCAGCTTAATCTGAAAAAGCCTGTTCCGGTACATATCATTTACCGCACAGCGGTGGCGGATTCCAAAGGGCGGATCCAATACCGACGCGACGTCTATGGTCGCGATGGTCGGATTTGGGAAGCGCTCTCACAGGCAGGGGTGGCGTTGCGCGGCGTTCAGGGCTAAGTCACACCCGTGGCATCACCGGGAGCATCAGCATGGCGCGTCAGGAATTCAGCGTTGCAGACATCGCGAAAGCCCTTGGCGCAGAAGCCTTTGGCGAGACTGCGCTGAAAATCGACGGTGTGGCGGAACCGCAATCCGCCGCGCCCACGCAGCTGGCGATGGCAACCAATGCCGAATACGCGGAAAAACTCGGACAGGGACAGGCCGTCGCGGCGGTACTATGGCCCGGTGCGGATTGGTCCGCGCTGGGATTGAAGGCTGCGATCATACCGACGCGACCCCGGTATGCGATGTCGGGGCTCACACAACTGCTCGATCCCGGGCAGGGGTTTGCGCCCGGCATTCACCCAAGCGCGATCATCGACCCCAGCGCCGAGATCGGTGCAAATGTGGCCATCGGCGCCTTGACGGTGATTGGCCCTGGTGCTGTCATCGGGGCGAATAGCACCATTGGTCCGCAGTGTTTTATCGGCTGGAACGCGCGTTTGGGGTCAAACGCGATGCTGCGTGAACAGGTCAGCATCGGTGCGCGTGTGACCATTGGCGCGCATTTTCATGCGCAGCCCGGTGTGCGCATCGGGGGGGACGGTTTTTCCTTCGTGACCGAAGACAAATCGGGCATCGAAGCCGTGCGCGAAACGCTGGGGGATCCGCAGGATACGCAGGCTCAGGGCTGGACGCGCATTCACTCGCTCGGGGCGGTGACAATCGGCGATCACGTCGATCTGGGGGCTTGCGTCAATATCGACAACGGCACC
Encoded here:
- a CDS encoding YcbK family protein codes for the protein MTIENPTGFSRRALLGAFAATMVTAAPTFSNAAGFLRGSGDIRRIRMYSGRTGERIDMIYWIEGEYVPEAVKEVNHFMRDWRTDGVKSMDLRTIDIMSAAHNLMDADEPYMLLSGYRSPQTNAMLRSRSRGVAKNSLHVKGQAADLRLSTRTVSQMARAAAACKGGGVGKYSRSNFVHMDCGVVRTWGR
- a CDS encoding L,D-transpeptidase family protein translates to MISAVSSRLPTAVHVITLLLWSILPSSGSAGTETVAFKQAVAEAAAQDQDIAAFYRETGYDAIWTGTSGRERNRRAALIDALAAADDHGLPSERYGLGALEQKMKTARTPRDLGLVEVAMSRAFLQYARDIQTGALVPSRVDKNIVRQVPYRDRKSYLTNFAKSSPKGFFKALPPQTGEYNALMKQKLVLEGLVAKGGWGPTVKAKKLEPGDQGASVVALRDRLIRMGYLKRSAASTYDAAMTAAVVRFQADHGLAQDGIVGRGTLAEINTSVRKRLQAVIVAMERERWVNKERGTRHIEVNLTDFTAKIIDKGKVTFSTRSVIGARDAKRQSPEFSDVMEFMVINPSWFVPRSIATGEYLPELQQDPNAVNHLIITDRSGRQIDRANVDFTKYTERTFPYAMRQPPSRSNALGLVKFMFPNKYNIYLHDTPAKNLFGRETRAYSHGCIRLADPFEFAYALLAKQSGDPEGLFQKTLATGKETQLNLKKPVPVHIIYRTAVADSKGRIQYRRDVYGRDGRIWEALSQAGVALRGVQG
- a CDS encoding UDP-3-O-(3-hydroxymyristoyl)glucosamine N-acyltransferase, whose amino-acid sequence is MARQEFSVADIAKALGAEAFGETALKIDGVAEPQSAAPTQLAMATNAEYAEKLGQGQAVAAVLWPGADWSALGLKAAIIPTRPRYAMSGLTQLLDPGQGFAPGIHPSAIIDPSAEIGANVAIGALTVIGPGAVIGANSTIGPQCFIGWNARLGSNAMLREQVSIGARVTIGAHFHAQPGVRIGGDGFSFVTEDKSGIEAVRETLGDPQDTQAQGWTRIHSLGAVTIGDHVDLGACVNIDNGTIRDTRIGDGCKMDNFVHIGHNVIIGKDCLICGHSGVAGSTVVGDNVVLGGMTGVSDNIFIGDRVITGGGTKVLSSIPAGRVVLGYPATRMDKQIDIFKAVRRLPRLVMDVAELKKAVFKSGGSD